In one window of Halomarina pelagica DNA:
- a CDS encoding 2-oxoacid:acceptor oxidoreductase subunit alpha, giving the protein MTDTELIWRLAGGSGDGIDSTSQNFAKVLMRSGLHVFTHRHYPSRIRGGHTYTEIRTKATPVQSRGDGYNFLLALGDSFARSPDEDAYYGNEEIKPLVENLDDLRDGGIIIYDEGVIDIDDVDAVLDTSLEELAAEHDWHVYPLDLRDIATEHGREVMRNTAGVGATAALLSMDLEPFEALMSDTMSGNALEANLTILEAAYNQIRDENEIDHDVVLPDGTHEEDPILLSGSHGVAYGALDAGCRFISGYPMTPWTEVFTILSQHLPEYGGVSEQVEDEIAAAGMAIGASHAGVKAMSGSSGGGFALMSELLGTAEMTETPVVFVEAMRGGPSTGMPTKPEQGDLDHVLYSSQGDSNRVVFAPGTIRECYEQTRRAFELAYEYQLPAIVIIDQKLSGEYRTVPDSVFTESAPDPDPGTVLTEEEIKDAAHHASGTYLRFQYDADDGVVPRTLPGQKGGRFLTSGNEHNPAGHISEDPENRRRQVDRRRTKQEAIRETLDETGTHQTRYGPEDARYGILVWGSQQSTVFEAVDRLNETDDSVSALGVSEMMPFPESDVVEFLESVEEAVVVEMNSGGQFRGLVQRELGAYGDRLSSLLKYDGNPFEPAEVVDGVRAVITDDPSEAPPTTRLEPTKAANSR; this is encoded by the coding sequence ATGACAGATACAGAACTCATTTGGCGACTCGCAGGAGGCTCTGGCGACGGCATCGACTCAACGAGCCAGAACTTCGCGAAAGTACTGATGCGGTCAGGGCTCCACGTATTCACCCATCGCCACTATCCATCACGGATACGCGGTGGCCACACGTATACCGAAATTCGAACCAAGGCAACGCCGGTGCAGTCCAGGGGAGACGGGTATAACTTTCTCTTGGCACTGGGTGACTCGTTTGCACGAAGCCCGGATGAGGACGCCTATTACGGGAATGAGGAAATCAAGCCTCTCGTAGAAAACCTCGATGACCTTCGTGATGGGGGGATCATCATCTACGATGAGGGTGTGATCGACATCGACGACGTCGATGCAGTACTCGATACGTCACTCGAAGAGCTAGCTGCGGAACACGATTGGCACGTGTATCCGCTCGACCTTCGGGACATTGCAACCGAACACGGTCGTGAAGTGATGCGCAACACGGCGGGCGTTGGTGCAACGGCGGCGCTTCTGTCTATGGATCTCGAACCTTTCGAAGCGCTGATGTCGGATACGATGAGCGGCAACGCGCTGGAGGCGAACCTGACGATCCTTGAAGCAGCATACAATCAGATACGGGACGAAAACGAGATTGACCATGATGTAGTCCTTCCGGATGGAACGCACGAGGAAGATCCGATCCTTCTCTCCGGATCACACGGGGTGGCATACGGTGCGCTCGACGCCGGCTGTCGGTTCATCTCGGGCTATCCCATGACGCCGTGGACGGAAGTGTTCACGATACTGTCCCAGCATCTCCCCGAGTACGGTGGTGTTTCTGAACAGGTCGAAGACGAGATCGCCGCTGCTGGAATGGCGATCGGTGCGTCCCACGCTGGTGTCAAGGCGATGTCCGGTTCCTCGGGTGGTGGGTTCGCACTTATGTCCGAGCTGCTCGGAACGGCTGAAATGACCGAGACACCGGTCGTCTTCGTCGAGGCGATGCGCGGCGGCCCATCGACCGGGATGCCGACAAAGCCAGAGCAGGGAGATCTCGACCACGTCCTGTACTCCAGCCAGGGCGATTCCAACCGAGTCGTCTTCGCACCAGGAACGATCAGGGAATGTTACGAACAGACGCGTCGAGCGTTCGAACTGGCTTACGAGTACCAACTCCCCGCGATCGTCATCATCGACCAGAAGCTCTCGGGGGAGTATCGGACGGTCCCGGATAGCGTGTTCACCGAATCGGCCCCTGATCCGGATCCAGGCACCGTTCTCACGGAAGAAGAAATCAAAGATGCAGCTCACCACGCGTCGGGAACGTATCTCCGCTTTCAGTACGACGCTGACGATGGTGTCGTACCGCGAACACTCCCCGGCCAGAAAGGTGGCCGATTTCTGACGAGCGGAAACGAACACAACCCTGCAGGCCATATTAGCGAAGATCCCGAAAATCGTCGTCGACAGGTCGACCGACGCAGAACAAAGCAAGAGGCGATCCGCGAGACACTCGATGAGACGGGCACACACCAGACCCGATATGGGCCCGAAGATGCCCGCTACGGGATCCTGGTGTGGGGGAGTCAACAGAGTACTGTCTTCGAAGCGGTCGATCGACTCAACGAGACTGATGACTCCGTTTCGGCACTAGGCGTAAGCGAAATGATGCCGTTCCCGGAGTCTGACGTTGTCGAATTCCTCGAAAGCGTTGAGGAAGCTGTTGTCGTCGAAATGAACTCCGGCGGTCAATTCCGGGGATTGGTACAGCGCGAACTGGGAGCGTACGGCGATCGGCTATCTAGTCTGCTCAAGTACGACGGTAATCCCTTCGAACCCGCTGAGGTTGTCGACGGTGTCCGTGCCGTCATTACTGACGATCCGAGCGAGGCGCCACCGACGACGCGTCTCGAACCAACGAAAGCAGCTAACTCGAGGTAA
- the fer gene encoding ferredoxin Fer, with translation MPTIEYLNYDVVDDQEWDIYDDENFERAEELDLTDEDYGTFECNEGEFILETAEANGYDWPFSCRAGACANCAAIVIEGEIEMDMQQILSDEEIEERNVRLTCIGSPATEHVKLVYNAKHLDYLQNRVI, from the coding sequence ATGCCAACCATCGAATATCTGAATTACGACGTGGTGGACGATCAAGAGTGGGATATCTACGACGACGAAAATTTTGAACGGGCCGAGGAACTCGATCTGACGGACGAGGACTACGGTACGTTCGAGTGTAACGAAGGCGAATTTATTCTCGAAACAGCGGAAGCCAATGGTTACGACTGGCCATTCTCCTGTCGAGCTGGGGCATGTGCGAACTGTGCTGCGATCGTCATCGAAGGCGAGATCGAGATGGATATGCAGCAGATCCTCAGCGACGAGGAAATCGAAGAGAGAAACGTCCGACTTACGTGCATTGGATCGCCAGCAACTGAGCACGTAAAGCTCGTCTACAATGCCAAGCACCTAGATTACCTGCAAAATCGGGTGATTTGA
- a CDS encoding NuoI/complex I 23 kDa subunit family protein, with translation MIGILKSMAVTMKHALDGKTFTVEYPDEAPEVSPRFRGVHKFSEERCIWCRQCENVCPNDTIQIVMDEDRNGEQYNLHIGQCIYCRLCEEVCPTDAIILTQQFEFTGDTKHDLAYNKEQLKNVPWYKDLPDPLESREPDRGAWIGEGDGEIDYQ, from the coding sequence ATGATCGGGATTCTCAAATCGATGGCGGTGACGATGAAACACGCCTTAGATGGGAAAACGTTCACTGTCGAATATCCGGATGAAGCACCTGAAGTGAGTCCCCGGTTCCGAGGAGTCCACAAATTCAGTGAGGAGCGCTGTATCTGGTGCCGGCAGTGCGAAAACGTCTGCCCGAACGACACAATCCAGATCGTTATGGACGAAGATCGAAATGGCGAACAGTACAACCTCCATATCGGCCAATGTATTTATTGTCGCCTCTGCGAGGAAGTGTGTCCGACTGACGCTATCATTCTCACTCAACAATTCGAATTCACAGGAGATACGAAACATGATCTCGCATACAATAAAGAACAGCTCAAGAATGTTCCGTGGTACAAGGATCTTCCAGATCCTTTGGAATCTCGGGAGCCAGATCGAGGCGCGTGGATCGGTGAAGGAGACGGAGAAATCGACTACCAGTGA
- a CDS encoding cupin domain-containing protein, whose protein sequence is MSYTKTNIEDLEVRDIDGLDPSLRAVGYELRPSKMRPSVWEFDSGDSNDRHRQREQEELYVVLDGRLEMEIEGEAFTVTPGDCIVVPPESWRQLTAVESSRVLVIGAPNVSDDAIDEDNGAGSENG, encoded by the coding sequence ATGTCGTACACTAAGACAAACATTGAGGATCTCGAAGTACGGGATATCGACGGACTTGACCCATCTCTGCGTGCAGTAGGATACGAACTTCGACCATCGAAGATGCGCCCGAGTGTGTGGGAGTTTGATTCTGGCGACTCGAACGATCGTCATCGGCAACGTGAACAAGAGGAACTGTACGTCGTTCTTGATGGCCGTCTTGAGATGGAAATTGAAGGAGAGGCGTTCACTGTAACACCAGGGGATTGTATCGTTGTCCCTCCAGAATCTTGGCGTCAACTGACTGCTGTGGAGAGCAGCCGCGTACTTGTCATCGGTGCTCCTAACGTATCTGATGATGCGATTGATGAGGACAACGGTGCAGGTTCAGAGAATGGGTAA
- a CDS encoding (Fe-S)-binding protein has product MLLQASEPITRPTFWKIGPIGKAVFYYLSVVAIVVLLWGTYDRFKRYTRGQEDWFDRLDNLPERIVVAAKIVITNEKQFDRDLVGGLMHAFIMWGFLTLFIATSILFVDMDGYRLLTGESFWVGDFYLSYSFVVDAMGLLFVVGLAIALYRRYIGHLDRLFGPNSSLEDDLFLWTLFFLGIGGYITEGIRILGTSAVRDVSFETVSFVGWFVKDVFQIAGMTPELAGQLYPIVWWAHSLNAFIFIAAIPYAKPFHMISSFANVVARDKKAGKRLPSIPSDMDADTGAASINSFSWKDILDQDACTKCGRCTAACPAHASGRPLSPRDVILDLKQYREQVDAGGEEQPIIADGGNSVIAAETMESCMACMACMDACPVEIEHLKTFTRLNRHLTDEGEIQASLQDAFRNVMQNGNTFGNNQRHRGNWTEELAFDVTDAREEEVEYLWYVGDYPSYDDRNKKVARSLARLFKEADVEFGILFEGEVYDGNDIRRVGEELLFIEQAGTMIEKFQDCEFEKIVCTDPHSMNTFKNEYPELDFGEWADDPMFDFDIDDNQWNPEADVYHWSQAVEELVRDGRLGLDGTELDYTVTYHDPCHLGRFNDVYETPRELVRATGCDLHEMPRNRADSYCCGGGGGGLWMEHEQDEKPSEERLREALEDTDAGERIEKFVVACPLCMTMYEDGRKTGGYEDDIEIVDIAELLIEAIETSRKTV; this is encoded by the coding sequence ATATTACTGCAGGCAAGTGAGCCAATCACCCGGCCGACTTTCTGGAAAATCGGGCCAATCGGCAAAGCGGTATTCTACTACCTCTCAGTAGTGGCTATTGTAGTCCTTCTTTGGGGCACCTACGACCGCTTTAAACGATATACACGGGGACAAGAAGACTGGTTCGACCGACTGGACAACCTTCCGGAGAGGATCGTCGTCGCAGCTAAAATCGTCATCACCAACGAGAAACAGTTCGATCGTGACCTAGTCGGTGGGCTGATGCACGCATTCATCATGTGGGGATTTCTAACGCTCTTCATCGCAACGTCAATCCTGTTCGTCGATATGGACGGCTACCGGCTGCTCACGGGTGAGTCGTTCTGGGTTGGTGATTTCTATCTCTCGTATTCGTTCGTGGTGGACGCTATGGGGTTGCTTTTCGTCGTTGGGCTCGCTATTGCTCTCTATCGACGATATATCGGTCATCTAGATCGCCTTTTCGGTCCAAACAGTAGTCTTGAGGATGATCTATTCCTCTGGACGTTGTTTTTCCTCGGTATCGGGGGATATATCACTGAAGGGATACGCATCCTTGGAACTAGTGCCGTACGTGATGTTTCGTTTGAAACGGTCAGCTTCGTCGGTTGGTTCGTCAAAGATGTATTCCAGATCGCCGGGATGACACCTGAATTAGCTGGACAACTGTATCCCATCGTCTGGTGGGCACACTCCCTCAATGCCTTCATCTTTATCGCAGCAATTCCCTACGCGAAGCCCTTTCACATGATATCGTCGTTCGCCAACGTCGTCGCTCGCGACAAAAAGGCAGGGAAACGCTTGCCATCGATTCCATCAGATATGGACGCCGACACCGGCGCCGCATCCATCAACTCGTTCTCGTGGAAGGACATACTTGATCAGGATGCCTGTACTAAATGTGGTCGGTGTACGGCAGCCTGTCCCGCTCACGCCTCAGGGCGCCCTTTGAGTCCGCGTGACGTCATTCTTGACCTCAAACAGTACCGTGAACAGGTGGACGCTGGTGGCGAAGAACAACCGATTATCGCTGACGGTGGTAATTCCGTTATTGCAGCTGAAACAATGGAATCCTGTATGGCCTGCATGGCCTGTATGGATGCCTGTCCCGTCGAAATCGAACACCTCAAGACGTTCACTCGGTTGAACAGACATCTCACCGATGAGGGCGAAATCCAGGCTAGCCTCCAGGACGCCTTTCGAAACGTCATGCAGAACGGGAATACGTTCGGGAATAATCAGCGGCACCGAGGCAACTGGACAGAGGAGCTGGCGTTTGATGTGACTGACGCCCGTGAAGAAGAAGTAGAGTATCTCTGGTACGTCGGCGACTACCCGAGTTACGACGATCGCAATAAGAAGGTCGCTCGCTCACTGGCTCGATTATTCAAGGAGGCTGATGTGGAGTTTGGGATCCTCTTCGAGGGTGAGGTCTACGACGGTAACGACATCCGTCGCGTCGGAGAGGAGTTGTTGTTCATTGAGCAGGCCGGAACTATGATCGAGAAATTCCAGGACTGCGAGTTCGAGAAAATTGTCTGTACTGACCCCCATTCGATGAATACGTTCAAAAACGAATATCCAGAGCTGGACTTCGGAGAGTGGGCCGACGATCCGATGTTCGACTTCGACATTGATGACAATCAGTGGAATCCTGAAGCAGACGTGTATCACTGGTCCCAAGCCGTGGAGGAACTGGTCAGAGATGGTCGTTTAGGCCTCGATGGGACCGAACTTGACTATACTGTTACCTACCATGATCCCTGCCACCTAGGTCGGTTTAACGATGTATACGAGACTCCGCGAGAACTCGTCCGTGCAACAGGATGCGATCTCCACGAAATGCCACGAAATCGCGCTGATTCATACTGCTGTGGCGGTGGCGGCGGTGGCCTCTGGATGGAGCACGAGCAAGACGAGAAACCCAGCGAGGAACGTCTCCGTGAGGCATTAGAAGACACTGACGCTGGCGAACGCATCGAGAAGTTTGTTGTCGCCTGTCCACTCTGTATGACGATGTACGAAGACGGCCGGAAAACCGGCGGATACGAAGACGACATCGAGATCGTCGATATCGCCGAACTCCTCATCGAAGCTATTGAGACGTCACGCAAGACGGTGTAA
- a CDS encoding copper-translocating P-type ATPase, whose translation MDKHRDSTGNDEHSDRHASHDGHHVNEGSEDVAGGDRETSRVEQSILEEKAEDADEAEQGIHEQHEHDMDHGSDGHAHGDHGGHGGMHEGHEQMFRRRFFVSTLLSIPVLLYSETLQEWLGFSVPAFPGSEWINPVFAVIVFAYGGVPFLEMAVPELRDRSPGMMTLISMAITVAFVYSLASIILPTMSAFFWELVTLIDIMLLGHWIEMRSVRRASSALDELAKLLPDTAERITADGTTEEVPVSNLSEGNLVLVRPGASVPADGVVEEGDSDVNESMITGESKPVSKEPDDEVIGGTINGDGSLRVRISATGDETTLAGIMRLVEEAQQSESQTQLFADRAAGWLFYVAVAAAVVTAIAWTAAISFNVEVIERVVTVLVIACPHALGLAIPLVVAINTSLAARNGMLIRDRIAMEQARELDTIIFDKTGTLTKGEQGVVDVATVEGVGEDEALALAAAVEGDSEHMIAQAIREAADQQGVTAREATDFEALKGRGVRATVNGTSIYVGGPNLLSHLDSDVPSELTAFTKQAGENAQTVVYLVREDELIAAFALADVIREESYQVVDALHELGIEVAMLTGDSEDVARAVADDLGIDTVFAEVLPEDKDKKVTELQNQGKLVAMVGDGVNDAPALTRADIGIAIGSGTDVAVQSADIILVQNNPMDVVRLVKLSRASYRKMQENIVWAAGYNVLAIPLAAGVLAPIGILFSPAVGALLMSLSTVIVAINAQFLRRIDLSIPSLTGRSGPQEPRPTV comes from the coding sequence ATGGATAAGCACAGAGATTCGACCGGTAATGATGAACATTCTGATCGTCACGCGAGCCATGACGGACACCACGTAAACGAGGGGAGTGAGGACGTGGCTGGGGGTGACCGGGAAACGTCGCGAGTGGAACAGTCAATACTTGAAGAGAAGGCGGAAGATGCAGACGAGGCAGAGCAAGGGATTCACGAGCAGCACGAACACGACATGGACCACGGAAGCGACGGCCACGCTCACGGCGACCATGGCGGCCACGGTGGGATGCACGAGGGTCACGAGCAGATGTTCCGGCGGCGCTTTTTCGTCTCGACGCTCCTCTCGATTCCCGTTCTCCTCTACAGCGAGACGCTCCAGGAGTGGCTCGGGTTTTCGGTCCCGGCGTTCCCCGGTAGCGAGTGGATCAACCCGGTTTTCGCGGTGATCGTCTTCGCCTACGGTGGCGTGCCGTTCCTCGAGATGGCCGTTCCCGAGCTGCGCGACCGTTCGCCGGGGATGATGACGCTCATCTCGATGGCGATCACCGTCGCGTTCGTCTACAGTCTCGCGAGCATCATCCTCCCGACGATGTCGGCGTTCTTCTGGGAACTGGTGACGCTCATCGACATCATGCTCCTTGGACATTGGATCGAAATGCGGAGCGTCCGCCGGGCGTCGAGCGCACTCGATGAACTGGCGAAACTCCTGCCCGACACGGCCGAGCGTATCACTGCCGACGGTACCACTGAAGAGGTACCGGTCAGCAATCTCTCCGAAGGCAATCTCGTGCTTGTGCGTCCAGGCGCGAGCGTGCCAGCTGATGGCGTTGTCGAGGAGGGCGACTCGGATGTGAACGAATCGATGATCACCGGCGAATCGAAGCCGGTCTCGAAGGAGCCTGACGACGAGGTTATCGGCGGGACTATCAACGGTGACGGGAGTCTCCGGGTCCGCATCAGCGCGACGGGCGACGAGACGACGCTGGCGGGCATCATGCGATTAGTCGAGGAGGCCCAACAGAGCGAGTCACAGACACAGCTGTTTGCCGACCGAGCGGCGGGCTGGCTGTTCTACGTCGCTGTGGCCGCCGCAGTCGTAACTGCCATCGCGTGGACGGCTGCTATCTCCTTCAATGTCGAGGTCATTGAGCGGGTTGTCACAGTCTTGGTGATTGCCTGTCCACACGCGCTCGGCCTGGCGATTCCGCTCGTCGTCGCGATCAACACCTCACTTGCTGCACGCAACGGGATGCTCATCCGGGACCGTATCGCCATGGAACAAGCGCGAGAACTGGATACGATTATCTTCGACAAGACGGGCACTCTGACGAAGGGAGAACAGGGCGTCGTCGACGTTGCGACCGTCGAGGGTGTCGGCGAGGACGAAGCGCTCGCGCTGGCGGCGGCCGTCGAGGGTGACTCGGAACATATGATTGCACAGGCGATCCGGGAGGCGGCCGACCAGCAGGGCGTCACGGCACGGGAGGCGACCGACTTCGAGGCGCTCAAGGGTCGCGGCGTCCGCGCGACGGTAAACGGGACTTCAATCTACGTCGGCGGGCCGAACCTCCTCTCGCACCTCGACAGTGACGTCCCATCCGAGCTTACAGCCTTCACAAAACAGGCCGGGGAGAACGCACAGACGGTCGTATACCTCGTCCGCGAGGACGAACTCATCGCTGCGTTTGCGCTGGCCGACGTCATTCGAGAGGAAAGCTACCAGGTGGTCGACGCGCTCCACGAACTCGGCATCGAGGTTGCGATGCTGACCGGTGATTCAGAGGACGTCGCCCGTGCCGTCGCCGACGACCTCGGTATCGACACTGTCTTCGCCGAAGTGCTCCCCGAGGACAAGGACAAGAAAGTAACTGAACTTCAGAATCAGGGGAAACTCGTGGCGATGGTCGGCGATGGTGTCAACGACGCACCCGCACTCACGCGGGCCGACATCGGTATCGCAATCGGGAGCGGGACGGACGTCGCGGTGCAATCGGCAGATATCATCCTCGTCCAGAACAATCCGATGGACGTCGTCCGCCTCGTGAAGCTGAGTCGGGCGAGTTACCGAAAGATGCAGGAGAATATCGTGTGGGCGGCAGGGTATAACGTCCTGGCGATTCCGCTTGCAGCAGGCGTACTGGCACCTATCGGCATTCTCTTCTCGCCCGCCGTTGGCGCGCTCCTGATGTCGCTCAGCACGGTAATCGTCGCAATCAATGCTCAGTTCCTTCGGCGGATCGACCTCTCAATTCCGAGTCTGACGGGTAGGTCTGGACCGCAAGAACCGCGACCAACAGTGTAA
- a CDS encoding NifU family protein translates to MAVESTEESNTLTDRVAGFLRTNFPQIAMHGGSAAIQDIDEETGEVWIRLSGTCGGCGISPFTVQAIQNKLPMEIPEVTTVYAETVD, encoded by the coding sequence ATGGCTGTAGAGTCGACCGAAGAATCCAATACACTCACCGACCGTGTCGCAGGGTTTCTACGGACGAATTTCCCACAAATCGCCATGCATGGCGGGAGCGCCGCGATTCAAGATATTGACGAGGAAACCGGTGAAGTGTGGATTCGACTGAGTGGTACCTGTGGTGGATGTGGGATTTCTCCATTCACCGTTCAAGCGATCCAGAACAAGTTGCCAATGGAAATTCCAGAAGTAACTACGGTGTACGCCGAAACGGTGGACTAA